DNA from Methanobacterium sp.:
AGGGGAAGAAGACCACGATGGATGATTAATATAGCCCTGGAACGTATGAAAATACTTTTAGACCATGCAGAGAAAGAATTTGCACTTCATCCAGAACGTTCCCATCGCTACGTGGAAATGGCCTTAAAAATAGCCACTAAATACAACTTGAAAATGCCATCCTCATGGAGAGGAAGGTTCTGTAAAAACTGCCATAAGTTTTTAAAACCAGGCTCCAACTGCCAAATAAGATTGCATGATTCAATGGTAAACATAAAATGTTTGGAATGTGGAGAAATAATGAAAAAGCCTTACATCAAAGAAAAAAAGGTAAAAAGGAGGAATAAAATTGAATCCCGCACATTCCAAGAAGGAATTGATGCATAGATCACTT
Protein-coding regions in this window:
- a CDS encoding ribonuclease P; amino-acid sequence: MINIALERMKILLDHAEKEFALHPERSHRYVEMALKIATKYNLKMPSSWRGRFCKNCHKFLKPGSNCQIRLHDSMVNIKCLECGEIMKKPYIKEKKVKRRNKIESRTFQEGIDA